The following are encoded together in the Poseidonibacter lekithochrous genome:
- a CDS encoding HAMP domain-containing sensor histidine kinase, with product MEAKSIYKQFYTKLIIATSLFIITLSFIFYEYSRSTIYENIQKNMLQDAKKIYTQAYNKEINFNTFKSIQNDDVSIDLVNNPKLKAHKFFTYKKENNFYIKLLYPFDLEKRKFLEIKRNINFERELLYSIIFKNLFILAIPGFLLMLIYSLVVSKSLLKPILQINKKLSNMDEKSLTQIDKKDLPMEFHSLSDSINSLTNRIETYVKFKKELFIGAAHELKTPLAVMKLKNEVTLRKKREIEVYEETLQLTVKQIDDMNKMISSILDIGRAEGAQFEEMIDLDLVEYMKKKANDYRMLSAQKNIIITFFSNVNTLNTSIQITLFNQILQNFVQNAIKFTPDDKSIAIRLKKTKEKIIITVTDEGVGIDENVDLFAPFKRFGNQSGVGLGLFLAKNAADALRAKISIKNRKDNKLGCVAKLVLNNPSSKLKHL from the coding sequence ATGGAAGCGAAGAGCATTTATAAACAGTTTTATACTAAACTTATAATAGCAACTTCGCTTTTTATAATAACACTTTCATTTATTTTTTATGAGTACTCAAGAAGTACTATTTACGAAAACATCCAAAAAAACATGCTACAAGATGCTAAAAAGATTTATACTCAAGCTTATAATAAAGAGATAAATTTTAATACTTTCAAAAGTATTCAAAATGATGATGTATCTATTGATTTAGTAAATAATCCAAAATTAAAAGCACATAAATTTTTTACATATAAAAAAGAAAACAATTTCTATATTAAACTTTTATATCCATTTGATTTGGAGAAAAGAAAATTCTTAGAAATTAAAAGAAATATTAATTTTGAGCGTGAATTATTATATTCAATAATTTTCAAAAACTTATTTATTCTAGCTATTCCTGGCTTTTTACTTATGCTTATATACTCACTAGTAGTATCTAAGTCATTATTAAAACCTATTTTACAGATCAATAAAAAATTATCAAATATGGATGAAAAATCTCTTACTCAAATAGATAAAAAAGATTTACCTATGGAGTTTCACTCGTTATCTGATTCTATTAACTCCCTTACTAATAGAATTGAAACATATGTTAAGTTTAAAAAAGAGTTATTCATAGGAGCTGCTCACGAGTTAAAAACTCCTCTAGCTGTAATGAAATTAAAAAATGAAGTGACTCTTCGAAAAAAAAGAGAAATAGAAGTATATGAAGAAACACTTCAACTAACTGTAAAACAAATTGATGATATGAATAAAATGATTTCATCTATTCTTGATATTGGTCGTGCTGAAGGTGCGCAATTTGAAGAGATGATTGATTTAGATTTAGTTGAATATATGAAGAAAAAAGCTAATGATTATAGAATGTTAAGTGCACAAAAAAATATCATTATTACATTCTTCTCAAATGTTAATACTTTAAATACATCAATTCAAATTACACTATTTAATCAAATCCTACAAAACTTTGTACAAAATGCTATTAAATTCACTCCTGATGATAAATCAATTGCCATTAGACTTAAAAAGACTAAAGAGAAGATTATTATCACAGTAACTGATGAAGGTGTTGGAATTGATGAAAATGTCGATTTATTTGCACCATTTAAAAGATTTGGTAATCAAAGTGGTGTTGGTCTTGGATTATTCCTTGCTAAGAACGCTGCGGATGCCCTGAGAGCAAAAATATCTATAAAGAATAGGAAAGATAACAAATTAGGATGCGTTGCTAAATTAGTACTTAACAACCCATCATCTAAATTAAAGCATTTATAA
- the hsrA gene encoding homeostatic response regulator transcription factor HsrA, producing MRILIIEDEITLNRTLQEGLTDFGYQVDAAENYKDAEYFIDIRNYDLVLTDWMLPDGDGLELCKMVKNRSSRTAVVIISARDDKESEIEALKSGADDFIKKPFDFDILLARIEARLRFGGTNVIEIDELSINPDEEKIEYAGEEIELKGKPFEVLTHLARHRDQIVSKEQLLDAIWEEPELVTPNVIEVAINQIRQKMDKPLNISTIETIRRRGYRFCYPDNKDEETK from the coding sequence ATGAGAATTTTAATAATTGAAGACGAAATAACTTTAAATAGAACACTGCAAGAAGGTCTTACTGATTTTGGATATCAAGTAGATGCCGCAGAAAACTACAAAGATGCTGAATACTTTATTGATATCAGAAACTATGACTTAGTATTAACAGACTGGATGTTACCAGATGGTGATGGCTTAGAGTTATGTAAAATGGTTAAAAACAGAAGTTCAAGAACTGCTGTTGTAATCATATCAGCAAGAGATGATAAAGAATCTGAAATTGAAGCATTAAAATCTGGTGCAGACGATTTCATTAAAAAACCATTTGATTTCGATATCTTATTAGCTAGAATTGAAGCTAGATTAAGATTCGGTGGAACAAATGTAATTGAAATTGATGAATTATCAATCAATCCTGATGAAGAAAAAATTGAATATGCTGGTGAAGAAATTGAATTAAAAGGTAAACCTTTTGAAGTTTTAACACACTTAGCAAGACACAGAGATCAAATTGTATCTAAAGAGCAATTATTAGACGCAATCTGGGAAGAACCAGAATTAGTAACTCCAAACGTAATTGAAGTTGCAATTAACCAAATTAGACAAAAAATGGATAAACCATTAAATATCTCTACTATTGAAACAATTAGAAGAAGAGGTTATAGATTCTGTTACCCTGATAACAAAGACGAAGAAACAAAATAA
- a CDS encoding foldase protein PrsA, with product MKKIVLSVIATLALSTATLSAADYYATVDGEKITKNDIAVVLQDPRINFETLPKSAQKQVLEQIINKKLIANQAFKDGVENDKDYKQALAKVKQDLAFQVWQKNQLETLKISEKEQKEFFDKNQEKFQVPANLEARHILVKTEKEAKALIAKLDKAKKKEDTFVELAKTKSVGPTAPKGGYLGKFPANQMVPEFSKAAQELKKNTYSKKPVKTQFGYHVIFLKDKIAAKSLSFNEVKGNISKMLLGNAYNKKVKQIADDLRKKAKIVIK from the coding sequence ATGAAGAAGATAGTTTTAAGTGTTATAGCAACTCTAGCCTTAAGTACTGCTACATTAAGTGCTGCTGATTATTATGCAACAGTAGACGGTGAAAAAATTACAAAGAATGATATCGCTGTAGTTTTACAAGATCCAAGAATTAATTTTGAAACATTACCAAAAAGTGCTCAAAAACAAGTTTTAGAGCAAATCATTAATAAGAAGCTTATTGCAAATCAAGCATTTAAAGATGGTGTTGAAAATGATAAAGATTATAAACAAGCACTAGCTAAAGTTAAACAAGACTTAGCATTCCAAGTATGGCAAAAGAATCAATTAGAAACATTAAAAATTTCTGAAAAAGAACAAAAAGAATTCTTTGATAAAAATCAAGAAAAATTCCAAGTTCCTGCAAATTTAGAAGCTAGACATATTTTAGTAAAAACTGAAAAAGAAGCTAAAGCTTTAATTGCAAAACTTGATAAAGCAAAAAAGAAAGAAGATACATTTGTTGAATTAGCAAAAACTAAATCAGTTGGACCTACTGCACCTAAAGGTGGATATTTAGGTAAATTCCCAGCTAATCAAATGGTTCCTGAATTCTCAAAAGCAGCTCAAGAATTAAAAAAGAATACTTACTCTAAAAAACCAGTAAAAACTCAATTTGGTTACCATGTAATCTTCTTAAAAGACAAAATTGCAGCTAAATCATTATCTTTTAATGAAGTTAAAGGTAATATTTCAAAAATGTTATTAGGTAATGCTTATAACAAAAAAGTTAAGCAAATCGCTGACGATTTAAGAAAAAAAGCTAAAATAGTTATTAAATAA
- the fbaA gene encoding class II fructose-bisphosphate aldolase: MGVLDVVKPGVLTGSEAKKLFAYAKENKFAIPAVNVVGTDSVNAILESAAKVNSPVIIQFSNGGAQFFAGKGLKVDNAAILGGISGAQHVHTMAEAYGIPVILHTDHAARKLLPWIDGLLDAGRSHFEKTGRPLYTSHMLDLSEESLEENIGTCVEYFKTMSELDMMIEIELGITGGEEDGVDNTEVDNALLYTQPEEVCYAYEQLSAVSENFTIAASFGNVHGVYKPGNVVLSPKILDNSQKFIAQKHNVEAKSVDFVFHGGSGSELSEIREAIEYGVIKMNIDTDTQWSFWDGVRAYESKNRDYLQGQIGNPDGEDKPNKSYYDPRKFLRAGQESTIARLEVAFSDLCSLNKN; the protein is encoded by the coding sequence TTGGGTGTATTAGATGTAGTAAAACCAGGAGTATTAACAGGTAGCGAAGCAAAAAAACTTTTTGCTTATGCTAAGGAGAACAAATTTGCAATTCCAGCAGTAAACGTAGTAGGAACAGATTCAGTAAATGCAATATTAGAATCAGCAGCAAAAGTTAACTCTCCCGTTATTATTCAGTTTTCAAATGGTGGAGCTCAATTTTTCGCAGGAAAAGGTTTAAAAGTTGATAATGCAGCTATCTTAGGTGGAATCAGTGGTGCACAACATGTTCACACAATGGCTGAAGCTTATGGTATCCCTGTAATTTTACATACAGACCACGCTGCTAGAAAACTTTTACCATGGATTGATGGATTATTAGATGCAGGTCGTTCTCACTTTGAAAAAACTGGAAGACCATTATATACTTCTCACATGTTAGACTTATCAGAAGAGTCTTTAGAAGAAAATATTGGTACATGTGTTGAATACTTCAAAACTATGAGTGAACTTGATATGATGATTGAAATCGAATTAGGAATTACTGGTGGAGAAGAAGATGGTGTTGATAACACTGAAGTAGATAATGCTTTATTATATACACAACCAGAAGAAGTATGTTATGCATACGAGCAATTATCAGCTGTAAGTGAAAACTTCACAATTGCTGCTTCATTTGGAAATGTTCATGGTGTTTATAAGCCAGGAAATGTTGTATTATCTCCAAAGATCTTAGATAATTCACAAAAATTCATTGCACAAAAACACAATGTAGAAGCAAAATCAGTTGATTTTGTATTCCATGGTGGTTCTGGTTCTGAGCTTTCAGAAATTAGAGAAGCTATTGAATATGGTGTAATTAAGATGAATATTGATACTGATACACAATGGTCTTTCTGGGATGGTGTAAGAGCGTATGAGTCTAAAAATAGAGATTACTTACAAGGTCAAATCGGAAACCCAGATGGTGAAGATAAGCCTAACAAGTCTTACTATGATCCAAGAAAATTCTTAAGAGCAGGGCAAGAATCAACAATTGCTAGATTAGAAGTTGCTTTTTCTGATTTATGTTCTTTAAATAAAAACTAA
- a CDS encoding AraC family transcriptional regulator, whose protein sequence is MKKETLQKRTKIANDIMYYIYTHIDTNIDIEDLSIDLGVSKFHMHRIFKDAFGKNIYESVKSIRLQKASNLLLTNKYSTISNVANLCGYSSQSSFIKTFKDRFDMTPKQWKNGGYKEYSHKILQQSAKAMSSKANFDIKPTIVKMPKMKSFYIRNQGYNISIQETWQKLHVWTLSNDIKNYQEIALFHDNPTITPLNECQYIACVVTEDIEEVKSDRLPNFSISDGIYAKFDLKGKHGDVLKLIHWVYHEWLPNSEFETSTKPSYAIYHKNNFLSEDNEFELSFYVSVKF, encoded by the coding sequence ATGAAAAAAGAAACCCTACAAAAAAGAACTAAAATTGCCAATGATATTATGTATTATATTTATACACATATTGATACAAACATTGATATTGAGGACTTAAGTATCGACTTGGGTGTGAGTAAATTTCATATGCATAGAATTTTTAAAGATGCCTTTGGAAAGAATATATATGAAAGTGTAAAGTCTATTAGATTGCAAAAGGCTTCTAATCTTTTATTAACTAATAAATACTCAACTATTTCTAATGTAGCGAACTTATGCGGTTATTCATCGCAATCATCTTTTATTAAAACATTTAAAGATAGATTTGATATGACACCAAAACAGTGGAAAAATGGCGGATACAAAGAATATTCCCATAAGATTTTACAACAATCTGCTAAAGCCATGAGTTCAAAAGCAAATTTTGATATTAAACCAACTATTGTTAAAATGCCAAAAATGAAGAGTTTTTATATTAGAAACCAAGGCTATAATATCTCAATTCAAGAAACATGGCAAAAGCTTCATGTATGGACATTATCTAATGATATTAAAAACTATCAAGAGATTGCACTTTTTCATGATAATCCAACTATTACACCTTTAAATGAATGTCAATATATTGCTTGTGTAGTAACAGAAGATATAGAAGAAGTTAAAAGTGATAGATTACCTAACTTTTCCATCTCTGATGGGATATATGCAAAGTTTGATCTAAAAGGAAAACATGGGGATGTTCTAAAACTTATTCACTGGGTTTATCATGAATGGCTTCCTAATAGTGAGTTTGAAACTAGCACAAAACCTTCCTATGCTATTTATCATAAAAACAACTTTTTAAGTGAAGATAACGAATTTGAGTTAAGTTTTTATGTATCTGTAAAGTTTTAA
- a CDS encoding leucyl aminopeptidase: MNIKLSLKNINKIKSDIELVFVKNIKKLSKVEQKLLNKLSFSTKAFDTYFDANTNKFYLACEKQKNEDLKLAVCSAIRAIKKLNIKSVKLSLVQNDKELKIQDLVEGLELGFYEFSRYKSDEKKKKELQIILCAKNSNVAIANLEKELHNARSITSSVNMVRNIVNTPPEDYYPEVMAEDALMIAKNNDLQCLVHGEEYLLENGMNAMFNVGRASRHESKLIHLTYKPKEPKGKIVLVGKGLTYDSGGLSLKSGAGMVSMKCDKSGGSAVLGVMNTLKDLGCEYEVHGIVGAVENMIGGDAYKPDDVLKAKNGKTIEVRNTDAEGRLVLADCLCYAQDEIENIDYIFDYATLTGACIVALGNQTIGTMGHSDKLKAKMQKASNTSGELIGLLPFNRYLPPMLKSGIADIVNSTTSRAAGAITAGLFLDNFVKKENKKKWLHLDIAGAAYSESPWGYNSFGGTGAGVRLTLDFIKNLNK; the protein is encoded by the coding sequence ATGAATATAAAACTATCTTTAAAAAATATCAATAAAATAAAATCTGATATAGAACTTGTTTTTGTAAAAAACATAAAAAAGCTTTCAAAAGTTGAACAAAAACTTTTAAATAAATTATCTTTTTCAACAAAGGCTTTTGATACATATTTTGATGCAAATACTAATAAGTTTTATCTTGCTTGTGAAAAACAAAAAAACGAAGATTTAAAACTTGCTGTTTGTTCTGCAATTAGAGCTATTAAAAAACTAAATATCAAAAGTGTAAAATTATCACTTGTTCAAAATGATAAAGAGTTAAAAATTCAAGATTTAGTAGAAGGTTTAGAGTTAGGTTTCTATGAATTCTCTAGATATAAATCAGATGAGAAAAAGAAAAAAGAACTTCAAATTATTCTTTGTGCTAAAAACTCAAATGTAGCTATTGCTAATTTAGAAAAAGAACTTCATAATGCAAGAAGTATAACTTCAAGTGTTAATATGGTTAGAAATATAGTAAATACTCCTCCAGAGGATTATTATCCAGAAGTAATGGCAGAAGATGCTTTAATGATTGCTAAGAACAATGACTTACAGTGTTTAGTTCACGGAGAAGAGTATTTATTAGAAAATGGAATGAATGCTATGTTTAATGTAGGACGAGCTTCTAGACATGAATCAAAACTTATCCACTTAACATATAAACCAAAAGAGCCAAAAGGTAAAATTGTATTAGTAGGAAAAGGTCTTACTTATGATTCAGGTGGACTTAGCTTAAAATCTGGTGCTGGTATGGTATCAATGAAATGTGATAAAAGTGGTGGTTCAGCTGTTTTAGGTGTAATGAATACATTAAAAGACTTAGGATGTGAATATGAAGTTCATGGAATAGTTGGAGCTGTTGAGAATATGATAGGTGGTGATGCTTATAAACCTGATGATGTATTAAAAGCTAAAAATGGTAAAACTATTGAAGTTAGGAATACAGATGCAGAGGGTAGATTAGTTCTTGCAGATTGTTTATGTTATGCACAAGATGAAATAGAAAACATTGATTATATTTTTGATTATGCAACACTAACAGGAGCTTGTATTGTAGCACTTGGAAATCAAACAATTGGAACAATGGGACATAGTGATAAACTAAAAGCTAAAATGCAAAAAGCCTCTAATACTTCTGGGGAATTAATTGGATTACTTCCATTTAATAGATATTTACCGCCAATGTTAAAAAGTGGAATTGCAGATATTGTAAACTCTACAACTTCGCGAGCTGCTGGGGCTATTACAGCTGGATTATTCTTAGATAACTTTGTAAAAAAAGAGAATAAGAAAAAATGGTTACATTTAGATATTGCAGGTGCTGCTTATAGTGAAAGTCCATGGGGATATAATTCATTTGGTGGAACAGGTGCAGGAGTTAGATTAACTCTTGATTTTATTAAGAATTTAAATAAATAG
- a CDS encoding substrate-binding periplasmic protein, with the protein MFFKIAFLITLLLSSLSARSLEEIHDSDEIIIAIYENFPPYSYMEDGVAKGIDIELGKLLAKSLNVKPKWYWTGSDENLEDDLRNVIWKGHLIHKTKADVMLRVPFDYKFIRQRDKSTGELSNELVVMKAPYHAESWVIATDKEKIPEVNSLAQFQFNTIGVELDTLPDAHFTYSFQGKLKANVRHYVSILDASNALKDKKINAVSGLKSQLEYFLDYKNNQDKYYMSKKIDYVKSKWDIGIAVSHEFRALGYELEGFIEEYYKKGLLKEIFEKYNVSYEKPIVLQEN; encoded by the coding sequence ATGTTTTTTAAAATTGCATTTCTAATCACTTTATTATTGTCATCATTAAGTGCAAGATCACTTGAAGAAATTCATGATTCAGATGAAATAATCATTGCAATCTATGAAAACTTTCCTCCATACTCATATATGGAAGATGGTGTTGCAAAGGGTATAGATATTGAGTTGGGCAAACTTCTAGCTAAATCTTTAAATGTAAAACCAAAGTGGTATTGGACTGGTTCTGATGAGAATTTAGAAGATGATTTAAGAAATGTAATTTGGAAAGGTCACCTTATCCATAAAACTAAAGCAGATGTTATGCTTCGTGTACCATTTGATTATAAATTTATTAGGCAAAGAGATAAATCAACTGGAGAATTATCTAACGAATTAGTAGTTATGAAAGCACCATATCATGCTGAAAGTTGGGTAATTGCTACAGATAAAGAAAAAATACCTGAAGTTAATAGCCTAGCTCAATTTCAATTTAATACAATTGGAGTTGAGTTAGACACTCTACCTGATGCGCATTTTACTTATTCTTTCCAAGGAAAACTAAAAGCAAATGTACGTCATTATGTATCAATACTTGATGCTAGTAATGCTTTAAAAGATAAAAAAATCAATGCTGTTTCAGGACTTAAATCACAACTTGAATACTTTCTTGATTATAAAAACAATCAAGATAAATACTATATGAGTAAAAAAATTGATTATGTAAAATCAAAATGGGATATTGGTATTGCAGTTAGTCATGAGTTCAGAGCTTTAGGATACGAACTTGAAGGTTTTATTGAAGAGTATTATAAAAAAGGTTTATTAAAAGAAATCTTTGAAAAATACAATGTATCTTACGAAAAACCTATTGTTTTACAAGAAAATTAA
- the pedF gene encoding cytochrome c-550 PedF, with amino-acid sequence MKSINKIALSLLAVTTLAFSHGDVNPQPVETKGLEKIADDVIVNPLRENAIAIEIGKSAYNTNCARCHGLGAISGGVAPDLRALDAADDDIDEYFINKVKDGAVRNGNVYMPPFKEVLSPEAIWSIRSWIETLPTDDL; translated from the coding sequence ATGAAGAGTATAAATAAAATTGCTTTATCACTATTAGCAGTTACAACATTAGCATTTTCACATGGAGATGTTAATCCACAACCAGTAGAAACTAAAGGATTAGAAAAAATTGCAGATGATGTAATTGTTAATCCATTAAGAGAAAATGCTATAGCTATTGAAATTGGAAAAAGCGCATATAATACAAACTGTGCTAGATGTCACGGATTAGGTGCTATTTCAGGTGGTGTTGCTCCTGATTTAAGAGCTCTTGATGCAGCTGATGATGATATTGATGAATATTTTATTAATAAAGTAAAAGATGGAGCAGTAAGAAATGGAAATGTATATATGCCTCCATTTAAAGAAGTATTATCTCCTGAAGCTATTTGGTCAATTAGATCATGGATTGAAACATTACCAACGGATGATTTATAA
- a CDS encoding ABC transporter substrate-binding protein, with translation MKIKSLFIMMFLFINVYANQTLKVGVLAFGTVNWELDVIKHNKLDKKYGIDLQVIKLASKNAVSIAIQSKSVDIIVTDWIWVNRQRFEGRDYTFYPYSRAIGALYTSNKDIKTLLDLKGKRLGVSGGSVDKTWLLFQAYTKSKYNQNLKKIVDPVFAAPPILYKKMLDKSLDASINFWHFNAKLKAKEFRKLIDVQEVFNTFDIRNDVPLVGWTFSQEFAKNNKQTVNNFLQASYEAKKLLNSSESQWDRIRTLMKAKNDNTFRALKEGYRNGIVKEFSADEKEAASKVFELLYKEGGKSLVGKSTHLDKDTFWDFNPDINW, from the coding sequence ATGAAAATTAAATCATTATTTATTATGATGTTTTTATTTATTAATGTTTATGCAAATCAAACATTAAAAGTAGGTGTTTTAGCATTCGGAACAGTTAACTGGGAATTAGATGTAATAAAACACAATAAACTAGATAAAAAATATGGTATTGATTTACAAGTAATAAAACTAGCCTCTAAAAATGCAGTATCAATAGCAATACAATCAAAAAGTGTTGATATTATTGTAACTGATTGGATTTGGGTAAATAGACAAAGGTTTGAAGGTAGAGATTATACTTTTTATCCTTACTCAAGAGCAATAGGTGCTTTATATACAAGTAATAAGGATATTAAAACACTATTAGATTTAAAAGGTAAGAGATTAGGAGTATCGGGTGGAAGTGTAGATAAGACTTGGTTACTTTTTCAAGCTTATACAAAATCAAAGTACAATCAAAATCTAAAAAAAATAGTTGATCCAGTATTTGCTGCACCTCCAATTTTATATAAAAAAATGTTAGATAAATCCTTAGATGCTTCTATTAACTTTTGGCATTTTAACGCAAAATTAAAAGCAAAAGAGTTTCGAAAACTAATTGATGTTCAAGAGGTATTTAATACTTTTGATATTAGAAATGATGTTCCTTTAGTTGGTTGGACTTTCTCTCAAGAGTTTGCAAAGAATAATAAACAAACTGTGAATAACTTTTTACAAGCTTCATATGAAGCAAAAAAACTTCTTAACTCTTCTGAGTCTCAATGGGATAGAATTAGAACTTTAATGAAAGCAAAAAATGATAATACTTTCAGGGCTTTAAAAGAGGGTTATAGAAATGGAATTGTAAAAGAATTCTCTGCAGATGAAAAAGAAGCAGCTTCAAAAGTATTTGAGCTTTTATACAAAGAAGGTGGTAAATCTTTAGTAGGTAAAAGTACCCATTTAGATAAAGATACTTTCTGGGATTTTAATCCAGATATTAACTGGTAA
- a CDS encoding ABC transporter permease has translation MLSYSRILSLSFFFISWQVLAILIASDTFPTAIDVFKSLLFHLFEGELLEHLFITLTRVLIAFSIAMSLGVFFGILMGSFKRVDNAFDTILVIGLNIPALVTIIICYIWFGLTDTAALLAVIINKVPTVIVTIREGARTIDRKYMQIAQIYKVSRFETITKVYLPQIYPYIMASARTGLSLIWKIVLVVELLGRSSGMGFQLSMFFQFFDITSIMAYSMAFIIVILFIETYILRPLDLKANKWR, from the coding sequence ATGCTTTCTTATTCAAGAATTCTTTCTTTAAGTTTTTTCTTTATTTCATGGCAAGTATTAGCAATATTAATTGCCTCTGATACTTTTCCAACTGCCATTGATGTATTTAAAAGCCTTTTATTTCATTTATTTGAAGGAGAATTACTTGAACATCTTTTTATTACTTTAACTAGAGTATTAATAGCTTTTTCTATTGCAATGAGTTTAGGAGTATTCTTTGGTATTTTAATGGGCTCTTTTAAAAGAGTAGATAATGCCTTTGATACTATTTTAGTAATTGGACTAAATATTCCAGCTTTAGTAACTATAATCATTTGTTACATCTGGTTTGGGCTTACAGATACAGCTGCACTTTTAGCTGTGATAATAAATAAAGTACCTACAGTAATTGTAACAATAAGAGAAGGTGCTAGAACTATTGATAGAAAATATATGCAAATAGCTCAAATTTACAAAGTATCAAGATTTGAGACTATCACTAAAGTATATTTACCTCAAATTTATCCATATATAATGGCTAGTGCTAGAACTGGTTTATCTTTAATATGGAAGATTGTATTAGTAGTTGAGTTATTAGGTAGAAGTTCAGGAATGGGATTTCAGTTATCAATGTTTTTCCAGTTCTTTGATATTACTAGTATTATGGCTTATTCTATGGCTTTTATAATTGTGATTTTATTTATTGAAACATATATTTTAAGACCCTTAGATTTAAAAGCTAACAAGTGGAGATAA
- a CDS encoding ABC transporter ATP-binding protein translates to MLDINIKHKEFENFPIIKDFNLQVKTSEFISIIGPSGCGKTTLLNIISNLDKKYHGHIKLDSKDQISSNIGFMFQDSRLIPWLSVFENIMLVSLNKNVDDIIQALCNIGLHDYINSYPKELSGGMQRRVALVRAFINKPKLILLDEPFISLDHPSAQALRKDFLSMCKEYLPTVILVTHDLEEAISLSKRIIFLDSKPMKIVLDYKNNNDFSNNLNHEDIQNIKAELLDENPFILSGKLKENPASNLFSII, encoded by the coding sequence ATGTTAGATATAAATATTAAACATAAAGAGTTTGAAAACTTCCCTATTATAAAAGATTTTAATTTACAAGTTAAAACCTCAGAATTTATATCAATAATAGGTCCTTCTGGTTGTGGAAAAACAACACTTCTAAATATTATCTCAAATTTAGATAAGAAGTATCATGGTCATATAAAACTAGATTCAAAAGATCAAATATCTAGTAATATTGGTTTTATGTTTCAAGACTCTAGATTAATTCCGTGGCTTAGTGTTTTTGAAAACATTATGTTGGTATCACTTAATAAGAATGTTGATGATATTATTCAAGCTTTATGCAATATTGGTTTACATGACTATATTAACTCTTATCCAAAAGAGTTATCAGGGGGAATGCAAAGAAGAGTAGCCCTTGTACGAGCTTTTATAAATAAACCTAAATTAATACTTTTAGATGAACCTTTTATTTCTTTGGATCATCCAAGTGCACAAGCTTTAAGAAAAGACTTTTTGAGTATGTGTAAAGAGTATTTACCTACAGTTATTTTAGTTACACATGATTTAGAAGAGGCAATTTCTTTATCTAAAAGAATTATATTTTTAGATTCAAAGCCTATGAAAATAGTATTAGATTATAAAAACAATAATGATTTTTCAAATAATTTAAATCATGAAGATATTCAAAATATAAAAGCAGAACTTCTAGATGAAAATCCTTTTATCCTAAGTGGTAAGCTAAAAGAAAATCCTGCTTCTAATTTATTCTCAATCATATAA